In one Edwardsiella tarda ATCC 15947 = NBRC 105688 genomic region, the following are encoded:
- a CDS encoding Exc2 family lipoprotein: protein MRRHTRALYLTLLFSAITLTACTQHQTSVERHTRHYVYASDDGFDPNFYVLKTDKTKMLIPFFQQFWDMGAKDKAAGISPEEAKQRVKQFQSEEFLNSLKRTTLFAGREYADNDPISPKEAKIFTDTISKVYFDGYEGRK, encoded by the coding sequence ATGAGAAGACATACACGCGCCCTGTACCTCACATTACTGTTCTCAGCCATAACACTCACCGCCTGCACACAGCATCAAACCAGCGTAGAACGTCATACCCGGCATTATGTATATGCTTCTGATGACGGCTTTGACCCAAACTTTTACGTTCTTAAAACAGACAAAACCAAGATGCTAATCCCCTTTTTTCAACAGTTCTGGGATATGGGGGCAAAGGATAAGGCGGCAGGTATATCACCAGAAGAAGCCAAACAACGTGTTAAGCAGTTTCAAAGCGAAGAATTTCTAAACTCATTAAAGAGAACAACCCTGTTCGCTGGCAGAGAGTATGCGGATAATGACCCCATCTCACCGAAAGAAGCCAAAATATTTACCGATACGATTTCAAAGGTTTACTTTGATGGTTATGAGGGTAGGAAGTGA